One Purpureocillium takamizusanense chromosome 1, complete sequence genomic window carries:
- a CDS encoding Glutathione transferase (EggNog:ENOG503NZ0D~COG:O), translating into MAAYAGEGHHFRLDLGVGPPGGAGLDGYNPHPRPPPPHHHHHHGHALDAGPTAAAAGLDGTYPLQHGAPAALAAPAGRRRRRQRQAGDGDGGGGSNSTGGQFGILAPTTMPGAGSVSVSAVPLSDAHQGRPVGTPSTAGLGRDTGERTVGKLSGRIVLDPPDLQAWREKLFNVSDTLVLTDEQFEVYFPHVDNIYSHRSTQRYKRKPFISHYYDCRMKGRPPGTPKSEDPNKKKRKRVARERDLCDVKIRITEYFPGAFLDRDTAVAAAAAVATGTAATLTAGAGAGAAAGAATVALVVPEGQRFWAIQRVNGNGGNGKGDGIAGPHRHTLQRSDEIKRNSVQRWLADRDKEVKKIQKQIPRKATGAALATTKKHSKESDLKLYAACYCPFSQRVWIALEAKGLAYQYCETDPHRGRPAPTAILEANPRGLVPAIRQGEWACAESTVILEYLEDIYHGSRAPLFPSDPRLKANCRLWIDHINSRVVPSFFAVLQAADLAQQSAATEQLQGHITSLVLAADEHGPYFLGSSLSLVDVHFAPFALRLSRVLGPLRGWAGPVPGTRWQRWLDALEGDPHVAATTSLDDMYAETAQILVQPPASLSA; encoded by the exons atGGCCGCctacgccggcgagggccaccACTTCCGCTTGGACCTCGGGGTCGGGCCGCCAGGAggcgcgggcctcgacggctaCAACCCGCATCCccgacctcctcctcctcaccaccaccaccaccacggacACGCTCTCGACGCGgggcccacggcggcggcggcgggcctcgacggcacgTACCCGTTGCAGCATGGCGCCCCTGCGGCACTTGCTGCTCCCGCggggaggcgccggcggcggcagcgacaggcgggggacggcgacggtggcggagGGAGCAACAGCACCGGCGGCCAGTTTGGCATTCTcgcgcccacgacgatgcccggcgccggctccgtctccgtcagTGCTGTTCCGCTATCCGACGCGCATCAGGGCCGGCCGGTTGGGACCCCCTCGACGGCAGGCCTCGGTCGGGACACGGGCGAGAGGACGGTCGGGAAGCTGagcggccgcatcgtcctTGATCCGCCGGACCTGCAGGCGTGGCGGGAGAAGCTGTTCAACGTCAGCGACACCCTTGTCTTGACCGATGAGCA ATTCGAGGTGTACTTCCCGCACGTGGACAACATCTACTCACACCGCTCGACGCAACGGTACAAGCGAAAGCCCTTCATCTCGCACTACTATGACTGCCGGATGAAGGGACGGCCGCCGGGGACGCCCAAGTCGGAGGACCcgaacaagaagaagcgcaagcgcgtggcccgcgagcgcgaccTGTGCGACGTCAAGATCCGCATCACCGAGTACTTTCCCGGCGCGTTCCTCGACCGcgacaccgccgtcgccgctgcggctgccgtgGCCACCGGCACAGCCGCCACGCTcaccgcgggcgcgggcgcgggcgcggcggcgggtgcggcgacggtggcgctggtggtgcccgAGGGCCAGCGCTTTTGGGCGATCCAGCGCGTCaatggcaacggcggcaacggcaagggGGATGGGATCGCTGGTCCGCACAGGCATacgctgcagcgcagcgaTGAGATTAAGCGGAACAGCGTGCAGCGGTGGCTTGCCGACAGGGACAAGGAGGTCAAGAAGATACAG AAGCAGATCCCGCGCAAGGCCACCGGTGCGGCCCTGGCGACGACAAAGAAGCACTCCAAGGAGAGCGACCTGAAGCTATATGCTGCGTGCTACTG CCCATTTTCGCAGCGGGTGTGGATCGCACTCGAGGCAAAGGGCCTGGCCTACCAGTACTGCGAGACGGATCCTCATCGCGGCCGACCAGCGCCTACGGCAATCCTCGAGGCAAACCCTCGAGGGCTCGTCCCTGCTATTCGCCAGGGCGAATGGGCATGCGCCGAGAGTACCGTGATTCTCGAATAT CTCGAGGACATATATCATGGGAGCCGGGCACCACTGTTCCCGTCCGATCCGCGCCTCAAGGCGAATTGTCGCCTCTGGATTGATCAT ATCAACTCCCGCGTGGTCCCATCCTTCTTCGCCGTGCTacaggccgccgacctggCGCAGCAgagcgccgcgacggagcAGCTGCAGGGCCACATTACgagcctcgtcctcgctgccgacgagcac GGCCCGTACTTTCTCGGCTCCTCTCTGAGCCTAGTCGACGTGCACTTTGCCCCGTTTGCGCTCCGTCTCTCGCGCGTGCTTGGGCCGCTTCGAGGGTGGGCTGGCCCAGTGCCCGGCACTCGTTGGCAGAGGtggctcgacgcgctcgagggcgacccGCACGTCGCGGCCACGACCAGCCTGGACGACATGTATGCCGAGACGGCACAAATACTCGTACAGCCTCcggcgtccttgtcggcATGA
- a CDS encoding Glutathione transferase (EggNog:ENOG503NZ0D~COG:O): MAAYAGEGHHFRLDLGVGPPGGAGLDGYNPHPRPPPPHHHHHHGHALDAGPTAAAAGLDGTYPLQHGAPAALAAPAGRRRRRQRQAGDGDGGGGSNSTGGQFGILAPTTMPGAGSVSVSAVPLSDAHQGRPVGTPSTAGLGRDTGERTVGKLSGRIVLDPPDLQAWREKLFNVSDTLVLTDEQFEVYFPHVDNIYSHRSTQRYKRKPFISHYYDCRMKGRPPGTPKSEDPNKKKRKRVARERDLCDVKIRITEYFPGAFLDRDTAVAAAAAVATGTAATLTAGAGAGAAAGAATVALVVPEGQRFWAIQRVNGNGGNGKGDGIAGPHRHTLQRSDEIKRNSVQRWLADRDKEVKKIQKQIPRKATGAALATTKKHSKESDLKLYAACYCPFSQRVWIALEAKGLAYQYCETDPHRGRPAPTAILEANPRGLVPAIRQGEWACAESTVILEYLEDIYHGSRAPLFPSDPRLKANCRLWIDHVCLQRGFTQRLWGRQKR; the protein is encoded by the exons atGGCCGCctacgccggcgagggccaccACTTCCGCTTGGACCTCGGGGTCGGGCCGCCAGGAggcgcgggcctcgacggctaCAACCCGCATCCccgacctcctcctcctcaccaccaccaccaccacggacACGCTCTCGACGCGgggcccacggcggcggcggcgggcctcgacggcacgTACCCGTTGCAGCATGGCGCCCCTGCGGCACTTGCTGCTCCCGCggggaggcgccggcggcggcagcgacaggcgggggacggcgacggtggcggagGGAGCAACAGCACCGGCGGCCAGTTTGGCATTCTcgcgcccacgacgatgcccggcgccggctccgtctccgtcagTGCTGTTCCGCTATCCGACGCGCATCAGGGCCGGCCGGTTGGGACCCCCTCGACGGCAGGCCTCGGTCGGGACACGGGCGAGAGGACGGTCGGGAAGCTGagcggccgcatcgtcctTGATCCGCCGGACCTGCAGGCGTGGCGGGAGAAGCTGTTCAACGTCAGCGACACCCTTGTCTTGACCGATGAGCA ATTCGAGGTGTACTTCCCGCACGTGGACAACATCTACTCACACCGCTCGACGCAACGGTACAAGCGAAAGCCCTTCATCTCGCACTACTATGACTGCCGGATGAAGGGACGGCCGCCGGGGACGCCCAAGTCGGAGGACCcgaacaagaagaagcgcaagcgcgtggcccgcgagcgcgaccTGTGCGACGTCAAGATCCGCATCACCGAGTACTTTCCCGGCGCGTTCCTCGACCGcgacaccgccgtcgccgctgcggctgccgtgGCCACCGGCACAGCCGCCACGCTcaccgcgggcgcgggcgcgggcgcggcggcgggtgcggcgacggtggcgctggtggtgcccgAGGGCCAGCGCTTTTGGGCGATCCAGCGCGTCaatggcaacggcggcaacggcaagggGGATGGGATCGCTGGTCCGCACAGGCATacgctgcagcgcagcgaTGAGATTAAGCGGAACAGCGTGCAGCGGTGGCTTGCCGACAGGGACAAGGAGGTCAAGAAGATACAG AAGCAGATCCCGCGCAAGGCCACCGGTGCGGCCCTGGCGACGACAAAGAAGCACTCCAAGGAGAGCGACCTGAAGCTATATGCTGCGTGCTACTG CCCATTTTCGCAGCGGGTGTGGATCGCACTCGAGGCAAAGGGCCTGGCCTACCAGTACTGCGAGACGGATCCTCATCGCGGCCGACCAGCGCCTACGGCAATCCTCGAGGCAAACCCTCGAGGGCTCGTCCCTGCTATTCGCCAGGGCGAATGGGCATGCGCCGAGAGTACCGTGATTCTCGAATAT CTCGAGGACATATATCATGGGAGCCGGGCACCACTGTTCCCGTCCGATCCGCGCCTCAAGGCGAATTGTCGCCTCTGGATTGATCATGTATGTCTTCAAAGGGGGTTCACACAGCGTCTTTGGGGCCGCCAGAAGCGTTAA